A stretch of the Plodia interpunctella isolate USDA-ARS_2022_Savannah chromosome Z, ilPloInte3.2, whole genome shotgun sequence genome encodes the following:
- the klu gene encoding zinc finger protein ZFP2 yields the protein MSEVAAPSSPRHLHKRRRLSRLLDKLAVQMRNNNHYPPPRWLVLDQAKQPEDAPLDLSIKSDVPDNAAFACNACGQSFAVHDRLAKHVASRHRNRTPEAVRAYECEICSRRFARSDMLTRHARLHSGIKPYSCSACGQVFSRSDHLATHQRTHTGEKPYRCPSCPYAACRRDMITRHMRTHSRRPQPA from the coding sequence ATGTCCGAGGTGGCGGCGCCCAGCAGCCCCCGGCACCTGCACAAGCGTCGCCGGCTGTCCCGCCTGCTCGACAAGCTCGCCGTCCAAATGAGGAACAATAACCACTACCCGCCCCCGCGCTGGCTCGTCCTCGACCAGGCCAAGCAGCCGGAGGACGCCCCCCTCGACCTTTCTATAAAATCGGACGTGCCCGACAACGCGGCGTTCGCCTGCAACGCATGCGGCCAGTCGTTCGCGGTCCACGACAGGCTCGCGAAGCACGTTGCATCTCGCCATCGCAACAGAACACCCGAAGCGGTGCGCGCGTACGAGTGCGAAATATGCAGTCGCCGGTTCGCCCGGAGCGACATGCTGACGCGCCACGCGAGGCTCCACAGTGGAATCAAACCGTACTCGTGCTCCGCCTGTGGCCAGGTATTCTCTCGATCGGATCACTTGGCCACCCATCAGCGCACACACACTGGGGAGAAGCCCTACCGCTGCCCGTCCTGTCCCTACGCCGCCTGTCGCCGAGACATGATCACGCGGCACATGCGGACACACTCGCGGCGCCCGCAGCCTGCTTGA